GCCTGCAGCAGGATCTGGCCAGTTGCCAGAAGTTCTGCAAGGAGACGCCGGCGTATCTGGCCTCGCCCCAGTGCCCGGCCATCTGCCAGGAGGCGCATGCCCGGGCTGGGCGATAGAGCATTTTGATCTTGAAAAAGGACATNCAGTGCCTGGAAGACGGAAGAACCTTTCTTCAGAAAGGTTTCCCCCCGAGAACTCCTTCTAGGGGCGGAGGTCCGGCGGGGTCGGCCCTCAGTTGATGGAGAGATTGTCGATCTTGGGATCCAGCCGCTTGGCCTGGGCCATGTCCTGCTGGGCCTTGGCGTTCTGGCCGAGATTGAGCCAGCTGAAGCTGCGGTTGGCATACGCCCGGGCCGAGGTGGGCCGGAGCCGCAGGGCCTCGGTGTAGTCGGCGATGGCTTTGTGGTCGTCGCCGAGCATGGTATAGGCGTTGCCGCGGTTAATGAAGGCCACATAGTCCGGGGCGTTGTCGATGGAGTGCGTGAAGTCCCGGATGGCCGAGGCCGGATCGTTGCGCGTCAAATAGATGTAGCCGCGATTGTTGAAAATGTACGTCAGCAGATGGTCGCCGCCATCCAGCGCCCGGGAGTTCACCACCTGGGTGTAGAGTTCCAGCGCGGTGGGCAGATCCTTTTCCTGCTGCGCCTTGATGGCCTGGTTGGCGATGGAGATGACGGTATAGTCCTCCTCAGTCTCCACCGCGAGCACCGGGGCGACCCAACAGCAGCCGAGCCAGCAAACGGACATCAGGGCCAGAACAGAACGAAACATGCGCGAACTCCTGTAAGCATGTTGGTTGCAGGCGGCCGCCTACGCCTGCTGCACCGGGGGCAGGGTGGGGATCATGGGCGGCAGATGGGCCCAGGGTGTCTTGGCGATGGCTGTCTCAATGGACGCCGCCAGGGGCAGCCCGGCATCTTCCCCGGCATTTTCGGTAGCAATTTCCGGTCCAGATTGTGTGTCGGCCATCTCTTTGATGCCCGGCAACGTTTCATCCAGTGCCTGGGCCAGACCGGACACGCCCTGCGGATGCCAGGCCTGCCACAAGTCATACGCCTTCCAGTATTTTCCCAATCTGAGGAAGCATAAGCCAAGAAACAGCGTGGCGTGGTCGCGCTGGTGGGCAGGGCCGTTTTCCGTCAGGGCCAGGGCGCGTTGAAATTCCACCCGGGCCTGGATGTACTGGCCCAGATCGTACAGGCAGCGGCCCAGGCACAGGCGGGGCATGGCTTCCTGCGGCGCTTCCTTGACAAATGTGCGGAAGTGGAGGGCGGCTTCGTCCAGATTTCCGGCGGCCAGGGCCACATTGCCGTCCCGGGCCAGGGCCACGCGGCGGGCCATGGCGTCTGCGTCTGCCTGTTCGG
This sequence is a window from Megalodesulfovibrio gigas DSM 1382 = ATCC 19364. Protein-coding genes within it:
- a CDS encoding tetratricopeptide repeat protein, with translation MFRSVLALMSVCWLGCCWVAPVLAVETEEDYTVISIANQAIKAQQEKDLPTALELYTQVVNSRALDGGDHLLTYIFNNRGYIYLTRNDPASAIRDFTHSIDNAPDYVAFINRGNAYTMLGDDHKAIADYTEALRLRPTSARAYANRSFSWLNLGQNAKAQQDMAQAKRLDPKIDNLSIN
- a CDS encoding tetratricopeptide repeat protein gives rise to the protein MPPKKDDGPPNISRRQLFAKLVPPGVKELAEKNRPQTEDTKRKQAAEQADADAMARRVALARDGNVALAAGNLDEAALHFRTFVKEAPQEAMPRLCLGRCLYDLGQYIQARVEFQRALALTENGPAHQRDHATLFLGLCFLRLGKYWKAYDLWQAWHPQGVSGLAQALDETLPGIKEMADTQSGPEIATENAGEDAGLPLAASIETAIAKTPWAHLPPMIPTLPPVQQA